One window of Methanobacterium alkalithermotolerans genomic DNA carries:
- a CDS encoding ABC transporter permease translates to MKLLSLFKKEAKDILSNKIYLLVVFVQLLIILGAYGLALTSSVVTDPDLLDEWGGSTAIKVGLPQNLQGSTLEESLINQDLTLMYFPDVESGLNQVGKEVVALVYISNEEEDIGLQIDNTNVFYPVARDKINKALDYYQLEERLSSRGLSVEEINIIQNPLDINEIEINKESASPLALESSYFVEIMYGFIVPFILLLPFFLASNIVTDSVVGEKERKTFEVLLMTPLSGPMVIAGKILPILLFSLMQSGAWIMLLYFLQVPVYNPLLLMVLLFFVGLGFIGMGVLISMLVDSTKEANSAVTLLLFFATFILFLPLFMNIPTLSGILNTIPTVIIVRMSSGPYLNPIWILEFLPSVLVSMVIFALSIFYFKQEGAIRL, encoded by the coding sequence ATGAAACTTCTCTCTCTATTTAAAAAAGAAGCAAAGGATATCCTTTCCAATAAGATTTACCTATTGGTGGTATTTGTTCAGCTTTTAATAATTTTAGGAGCTTATGGATTGGCCCTTACCAGTTCTGTGGTGACTGATCCTGATCTTTTAGATGAATGGGGAGGTTCAACTGCCATTAAAGTGGGGCTACCTCAAAATCTGCAGGGATCTACTTTAGAAGAAAGCCTTATAAATCAAGATTTGACCCTGATGTATTTTCCAGATGTGGAATCTGGCCTAAATCAAGTGGGGAAAGAAGTGGTAGCCCTGGTTTATATATCCAATGAAGAAGAAGATATAGGCCTTCAAATTGATAACACCAACGTATTTTACCCTGTTGCCCGGGATAAAATTAATAAAGCACTGGACTATTATCAGTTAGAAGAAAGGCTTTCCAGTAGAGGATTAAGTGTAGAAGAAATAAATATCATTCAGAATCCACTGGATATCAATGAAATTGAGATAAATAAGGAATCTGCTTCTCCTCTAGCCCTGGAGAGTTCTTACTTTGTGGAAATAATGTACGGGTTCATCGTGCCTTTTATATTGCTTTTACCCTTTTTCCTGGCCAGTAATATAGTTACCGATAGTGTGGTAGGTGAAAAGGAAAGAAAAACATTTGAAGTGCTATTAATGACCCCTCTATCCGGGCCCATGGTAATTGCAGGTAAAATACTTCCCATACTATTATTTTCTCTTATGCAAAGCGGTGCCTGGATTATGTTGCTGTATTTTCTACAGGTTCCTGTTTATAATCCCCTGCTTCTGATGGTTCTTTTATTTTTTGTGGGCCTGGGCTTTATTGGTATGGGCGTATTAATCTCCATGCTGGTGGATTCTACCAAAGAAGCAAATTCTGCGGTGACCCTTTTATTATTTTTTGCCACATTCATACTGTTTTTACCTCTTTTTATGAATATTCCCACATTATCTGGTATTTTAAACACCATTCCCACGGTTATTATTGTTAGAATGTCCTCCGGACCTTACCTGAATCCTATCTGGATATTAGAATTTTTACCATCTGTTTTAGTTTCCATGGTAATATTTGCGCTTTCCATCTTCTACTTTAAACAAGAAGGAGCCATAAGGCTTTAA
- a CDS encoding ABC transporter permease, whose amino-acid sequence MGSWTITKWELKNTLQNRKFILIFFLQLVVLLMMVLFFSSFMEGIESEEGISLTPSLNQFASLDIYDPQNVLINQLNPEILEINSNEIDVALSRLECGDVTGVVLLPSADDFNLEEIKPVPVKLYIDYKDPKRSVIKDEVAAAGNRASDLISQRWIEDLTPPEEIQPQIQEETQGEALPLQLINKVMTAILLFLPLFLFGNLIVDSIVGEKERKTGEILIAMPLSRSNIILGKSTAVIITMALQVALWMVLMILAGYSIENPGLVYLIVVTTALPIVGLTSIIAAFSKNYKEAGIGITFAYVAIIGFLIVPALAYISQQGRYVSTSTMTLAIKVFSGEPLSPGDIIVPFTSLLLISLISYYITIWLFKRDDIVFGPRPGLLRLLYEFTALNKVVNYFKK is encoded by the coding sequence ATGGGCTCCTGGACCATCACCAAATGGGAATTAAAAAATACCCTCCAAAATCGAAAATTTATTCTAATATTCTTTTTACAATTAGTGGTGCTTTTAATGATGGTACTATTTTTTAGTAGCTTCATGGAAGGAATAGAATCAGAAGAAGGAATCTCACTTACACCTTCCCTGAACCAGTTTGCATCACTGGATATTTATGATCCTCAGAATGTTTTAATTAATCAGTTGAATCCAGAAATACTTGAAATTAATTCAAATGAAATAGATGTGGCTTTAAGTCGTTTGGAATGTGGTGATGTTACAGGGGTGGTACTTTTACCTTCAGCAGATGATTTTAATCTGGAAGAAATAAAACCTGTCCCGGTGAAGTTATATATAGATTATAAAGACCCTAAAAGAAGTGTGATTAAAGATGAAGTTGCTGCCGCCGGAAATAGAGCATCAGACCTTATATCCCAAAGATGGATTGAAGATTTAACTCCCCCCGAAGAAATCCAACCTCAGATTCAGGAAGAAACTCAGGGAGAGGCACTTCCTCTGCAGCTAATTAATAAAGTAATGACTGCCATTTTGTTATTTTTACCTTTATTTTTATTTGGAAACCTGATTGTGGACAGTATTGTAGGTGAAAAAGAAAGAAAAACCGGGGAAATATTAATAGCAATGCCTCTTTCCCGATCAAATATTATACTGGGTAAAAGTACGGCGGTGATAATCACCATGGCCCTGCAGGTAGCATTATGGATGGTATTAATGATTTTAGCAGGTTATTCTATTGAAAATCCCGGGCTGGTATACCTGATAGTGGTTACTACTGCCTTACCTATTGTTGGTTTAACCAGTATTATTGCTGCTTTTAGTAAAAATTATAAAGAGGCCGGAATTGGGATAACTTTTGCCTATGTGGCCATAATAGGATTTTTAATAGTGCCTGCTCTGGCTTACATCTCCCAGCAGGGAAGATATGTTAGTACCTCTACCATGACCCTGGCTATTAAGGTTTTCTCCGGTGAACCTCTTTCTCCAGGTGATATCATTGTTCCCTTTACCTCTCTACTCTTAATTAGTTTAATATCCTATTACATTACCATATGGCTTTTTAAAAGGGATGATATAGTATTCGGTCCTCGTCCAGGATTATTAAGATTGTTGTACGAATTTACAGCTTTAAATAAAGTTGTCAATTATTTTAAAAAATGA
- the purL gene encoding phosphoribosylformylglycinamidine synthase subunit PurL, whose product MVLTDSEEKYIKKELGREPNSLEYGMLDIMFSEHCSYKSSRPVLRLFPTEGEKIILGPGDDAGLVEITDELALAVGIESHNHPSAIEPYGGAGTGIGGILRDIISMGAMPIALLDSLRFGYLQDQKSRYLFEHVVKGISDYGNRVGIPTVGGEVEFDDNFQLNPLVNVMCAGLVAKKDIVRGIAPDVGDLFLLMGGRTGRDGIHGVTFASEELTTSSEIEDRPAVQIGDPFTKKMVLEASLEIMEQIPVSGVKDLGGGGLTCCISELAAKCNNGAQVDLGAIPLREKGMTPYEIMLSESQERMVFVIKPSQVEAVMEICEKYELPAAVVGEVTSTRQMVVKDAGEIIADLPAHLLADPPVVERKAQKIEKNHEEVEVEHPPAEEALLKILSSQNIASKRWVYRQYDHEVQIRTIVKPGDDAAVLRVDEETAVALSVDCNSIHTKLDPYHGGAGSLAEALRNVVSMGATPRCVVDCLNFGNPEKPEVFWQFSQCVQGMADLARKFNTPVISGNVSFYNETEGVTVNPSPVVGVVGVVKIPHIRTMEFKNEGDKIIVLGNTYPELEGSEYHRNIHKLVQGDAPKIRMDDELKSAESILELLNSNLAPAITAIHDCSAGGIGIALSEMALKSGIGAEVDLNKAPGNKATEFETLLSESHGRYIITVTPDKVEEVLDKIKVPAAAVGEVKGDKLVIKNLLDLDVDKLQRAYHGVIEEFMA is encoded by the coding sequence ATGGTTTTAACAGATTCGGAAGAGAAATATATAAAAAAAGAATTGGGAAGGGAACCTAACTCCCTGGAATACGGCATGCTGGATATAATGTTCTCGGAACACTGCTCTTATAAAAGTAGCCGCCCTGTACTCCGGCTTTTCCCTACAGAAGGAGAAAAAATTATTTTGGGACCTGGTGATGATGCAGGACTGGTGGAAATAACTGATGAACTGGCACTGGCAGTGGGAATTGAAAGCCACAATCACCCTTCAGCCATAGAACCTTATGGTGGGGCAGGAACGGGTATTGGTGGTATTTTAAGGGACATAATTTCTATGGGTGCCATGCCTATTGCGCTTTTAGACTCTCTACGATTTGGATATCTCCAAGACCAGAAATCACGGTACCTGTTTGAACATGTGGTTAAGGGTATCTCGGATTATGGAAACCGGGTAGGAATACCTACTGTGGGTGGAGAAGTTGAATTTGATGACAATTTCCAGCTAAATCCCTTGGTAAATGTAATGTGCGCCGGCCTGGTTGCTAAAAAGGATATTGTCCGGGGAATAGCCCCGGATGTCGGTGATTTATTCCTGCTCATGGGGGGCAGGACGGGAAGAGACGGTATCCATGGGGTTACCTTTGCCAGTGAAGAACTCACCACCTCTTCTGAAATCGAAGATCGTCCTGCGGTCCAAATTGGAGACCCTTTTACCAAAAAAATGGTACTGGAAGCCAGTCTGGAAATAATGGAACAAATTCCAGTATCAGGAGTTAAGGATTTAGGTGGAGGGGGTTTAACCTGCTGTATATCTGAATTAGCAGCCAAGTGTAACAACGGAGCTCAGGTGGATTTAGGTGCCATACCACTTAGAGAAAAAGGGATGACTCCCTATGAGATAATGCTATCTGAATCACAGGAAAGGATGGTTTTTGTAATTAAGCCTTCCCAGGTAGAAGCAGTTATGGAAATATGTGAAAAATATGAATTACCTGCGGCGGTGGTGGGAGAGGTAACTTCTACCCGGCAGATGGTGGTAAAAGATGCAGGAGAAATTATAGCAGATTTACCCGCCCATTTACTGGCTGATCCACCAGTGGTGGAAAGGAAAGCCCAAAAAATAGAAAAAAACCATGAAGAGGTAGAAGTAGAACATCCTCCGGCAGAAGAAGCACTACTAAAAATTCTATCCTCCCAGAATATTGCCAGTAAAAGATGGGTTTACCGCCAGTATGACCACGAAGTTCAAATCAGAACCATAGTAAAACCAGGAGACGATGCAGCAGTATTAAGGGTGGATGAAGAAACTGCTGTGGCTTTAAGTGTGGACTGTAACAGTATTCACACTAAACTGGACCCTTACCATGGGGGGGCGGGATCTTTAGCTGAAGCATTAAGAAATGTGGTTTCCATGGGGGCTACACCTCGTTGTGTGGTGGACTGCCTTAACTTTGGAAACCCGGAAAAACCAGAGGTTTTCTGGCAGTTCTCCCAGTGTGTGCAGGGCATGGCTGATCTGGCCCGGAAATTCAATACTCCTGTTATAAGTGGGAATGTTAGTTTCTATAACGAAACAGAAGGGGTAACAGTAAATCCTTCCCCGGTGGTAGGGGTGGTAGGAGTGGTAAAAATACCCCATATAAGGACCATGGAATTCAAAAATGAAGGGGATAAAATCATTGTCCTGGGAAACACCTATCCTGAACTGGAGGGTTCAGAATACCACCGGAACATCCATAAACTGGTACAGGGAGATGCTCCTAAAATCAGGATGGATGATGAATTAAAATCCGCAGAAAGCATACTGGAACTGCTAAACAGCAATCTTGCCCCGGCTATTACTGCCATCCACGACTGTTCAGCAGGAGGTATAGGCATAGCCCTTTCTGAAATGGCTTTAAAATCAGGAATAGGTGCTGAAGTGGATTTAAATAAAGCCCCTGGAAATAAAGCCACTGAATTTGAAACACTCTTATCAGAATCCCATGGTCGGTATATCATCACTGTAACTCCGGATAAAGTAGAAGAAGTTCTGGATAAAATTAAAGTTCCTGCAGCAGCAGTGGGAGAAGTAAAAGGGGATAAATTGGTCATTAAAAATCTCCTTGATTTAGATGTTGATAAACTGCAAAGGGCATACCATGGAGTAATAGAAGAATTCATGGCCTAA
- a CDS encoding ABC transporter ATP-binding protein — MIKISSLTKYFGKIRALDNLNLEIKKGELLGLIGPNGAGKTTAIRIISCILQPDEGQVMVGGYDVLKNPLEVKSMIGYLPEEPNLYERFRAYDLLKYFGELYGVPSTQLESRIEELLELVGMKSRAQHRINTFSKGLRQRIGIARALVHDPDIIIFDEPTMGLDPATSLAIRDFIESLKGDKTILLCTHYMDEADALCDRVAILNQGQILDMGSPEELKSKIHGDIILNVSLNDPSQVDLNDFKNMDMVEKFTLKEDKLTLSLQSRRDISRIIEVVGTNLKAVNTKEPTLEDVFIQNVANLNK, encoded by the coding sequence ATGATAAAGATAAGCTCTTTAACCAAATACTTTGGCAAAATACGTGCTCTGGATAATTTAAATTTAGAAATAAAAAAAGGAGAGCTTTTAGGATTGATTGGACCTAATGGTGCCGGGAAAACCACCGCCATCAGAATTATTTCCTGTATTCTCCAGCCAGATGAGGGCCAGGTTATGGTGGGAGGTTACGATGTTTTGAAAAATCCTCTGGAAGTAAAATCCATGATTGGTTATTTGCCTGAGGAACCTAACCTTTATGAACGTTTCCGGGCCTATGATCTTTTGAAGTATTTTGGAGAGTTGTATGGTGTTCCATCCACCCAACTGGAATCACGGATTGAGGAGTTACTGGAACTGGTGGGAATGAAGTCCCGGGCCCAGCATAGAATCAATACTTTTTCCAAAGGCCTTAGACAGAGAATCGGGATTGCCCGGGCTCTGGTGCATGACCCTGATATTATTATTTTTGATGAACCTACCATGGGATTGGATCCTGCCACTTCCCTGGCAATCCGGGACTTTATTGAGAGTCTTAAAGGAGATAAAACTATTCTACTGTGCACCCATTACATGGATGAAGCCGATGCACTGTGTGATCGAGTGGCCATTTTAAACCAGGGACAGATACTGGATATGGGCAGCCCTGAAGAATTAAAATCAAAAATACATGGAGATATAATTTTAAATGTGTCTTTAAATGATCCGTCCCAGGTGGATCTGAATGATTTTAAAAATATGGATATGGTGGAGAAATTTACTTTAAAAGAGGACAAATTAACGTTGTCTCTCCAGAGCAGAAGAGATATTTCCCGGATAATAGAAGTAGTAGGTACCAATTTAAAAGCAGTTAATACCAAAGAACCCACCCTGGAAGATGTTTTTATTCAGAATGTGGCTAATCTAAATAAATAG
- a CDS encoding molybdopterin molybdotransferase MoeA, with amino-acid sequence MFLSELMPLEEALNIINQEKIPYITEKIKLEQTYGRVLAQDIQALLDSPGFDRSAMDGFAIHAEDTFGFSQENPAHLKIIDRIGAGKKSKFVLKKGEAIKIATGAPIPQGANGVVMEEYTYEKGDDLEVLFSITPGENVSPAGEDFKKGDLLLEHPHQLRPQDVGIISSAGYNELKVFKKPLVGVITTGNELVMDKSKIKEAEVINSNYYTLKSLLESTKAIPLVTHARDDANQVEQQIKKFAKSCDVIITTGGTAISKGDVVVDVVEKIGEVLFHGVSIRPGKPVAFGRVDQKPVFMLSGYPVAAMVQFDILVRPYLLKMQKLAPLPPTVKRKATQKIPSKLGRTDYIRAHAGIKNVDPVLSKGSGVIRSMVQSNCYIVIDAEVEGIAAGEECEVLFFDSFVRY; translated from the coding sequence ATGTTCTTATCCGAATTAATGCCTCTGGAAGAGGCTTTAAATATAATAAATCAGGAAAAAATCCCCTATATCACCGAAAAAATAAAACTGGAACAGACATATGGGAGGGTTCTGGCGCAAGATATTCAGGCCTTACTGGACTCCCCTGGATTTGATAGATCCGCCATGGATGGATTTGCCATACACGCAGAAGACACCTTTGGATTTTCTCAGGAAAACCCTGCTCATTTAAAAATTATTGATCGCATAGGCGCTGGGAAAAAATCAAAATTCGTTCTTAAAAAAGGAGAAGCTATTAAAATTGCCACCGGGGCCCCTATTCCTCAAGGAGCTAATGGGGTAGTTATGGAAGAGTACACCTATGAAAAAGGGGATGATTTAGAAGTATTATTTAGCATAACTCCTGGTGAAAACGTATCCCCTGCCGGGGAAGACTTCAAAAAAGGAGATTTACTACTAGAACACCCTCATCAATTAAGGCCCCAGGATGTGGGGATTATATCCTCTGCAGGCTATAATGAATTGAAAGTATTTAAAAAACCATTAGTAGGCGTAATTACAACAGGAAATGAACTGGTAATGGATAAAAGCAAAATAAAGGAAGCTGAAGTTATAAATTCTAACTACTATACCTTAAAATCTCTACTAGAAAGTACAAAAGCAATACCGTTAGTAACCCATGCCCGGGATGATGCTAATCAGGTAGAACAACAGATAAAAAAATTTGCTAAAAGCTGTGATGTGATTATAACCACCGGAGGAACCGCCATAAGTAAGGGTGATGTGGTGGTGGATGTGGTGGAAAAAATAGGAGAGGTTTTATTCCACGGGGTCAGTATTCGCCCGGGAAAACCAGTTGCCTTTGGCAGGGTGGATCAAAAACCAGTATTCATGTTATCGGGATACCCGGTGGCAGCCATGGTGCAGTTTGATATCCTGGTAAGGCCTTATCTTTTAAAAATGCAAAAATTAGCCCCCCTTCCACCCACAGTTAAAAGAAAAGCCACCCAGAAAATTCCATCCAAATTAGGGCGTACAGACTATATACGGGCCCATGCAGGAATAAAAAATGTGGATCCCGTTTTAAGTAAAGGATCAGGAGTTATCCGCTCCATGGTACAATCTAATTGTTACATTGTAATAGATGCAGAAGTAGAAGGAATAGCAGCAGGGGAAGAATGTGAGGTCTTATTTTTTGATTCTTTTGTAAGGTACTAG
- a CDS encoding diacylglycerol/polyprenol kinase family protein — protein MYKRELIRQLIHASGILFIFLGNYLPVPYLILLSLVAMVSGELIFQIDKKYYIPFFSKILRSCRRDEKEKGFIYFFSGLTLTLAFFGFNMAIANAAIIILVLGDATSTLVGKKIGKNKLPHHLQKSWQGSFSFFMVSFIGAATQVPLAPAFIGALAGAITEAYSPLDDNIAIPVVSGTAITLIIYLFF, from the coding sequence GTGTATAAAAGAGAGTTAATACGGCAGCTTATACATGCATCAGGTATTTTATTTATTTTTTTAGGAAATTATTTACCAGTACCTTACCTTATCCTATTATCTCTGGTGGCTATGGTTTCTGGAGAACTAATCTTCCAGATTGATAAAAAATACTACATTCCTTTTTTTTCTAAAATTTTAAGAAGTTGCCGACGGGATGAAAAAGAGAAAGGATTTATTTATTTTTTCTCAGGTCTGACTTTAACCCTGGCTTTTTTCGGTTTTAATATGGCCATAGCCAATGCCGCCATAATTATACTGGTTTTAGGAGATGCTACTTCCACCCTGGTAGGGAAAAAAATTGGAAAAAATAAACTACCTCATCACTTACAAAAAAGCTGGCAGGGGAGCTTTAGCTTTTTTATGGTAAGTTTTATAGGGGCTGCTACTCAAGTTCCCCTGGCACCGGCCTTTATAGGGGCACTGGCTGGAGCCATTACTGAGGCTTACAGTCCTCTGGATGATAATATAGCCATACCCGTGGTAAGTGGAACGGCAATCACATTGATAATCTATTTATTTTTCTAA
- a CDS encoding site-2 protease family protein, translating into MNALWFYAIAFAVIWIMAFFFRDKLKIDIQGPIIMRKTQKMKGFIDRTAQRHTRLWRWMLNLGIPITFLAMFAIVFILIQSLETLFVAPQVTLIIPGVDLPGSPFTVPLGYGILGLATVMIVHEFGHGILARVEGVEIKSIGVLLVAILPGAFVEPDEEQIQKIKRIPRLRILAAGSFFNLGLALIAFLVFTGITGFAFPATFQDEGIVIASVVPGSPAEGILEEGMILESINGYSISNATNFQEAIETLEAGQEATIVTSGGTFNLRLGQNPNNESAPYIGIRSTSNQIIKEDVAATYGETLPWAWLYLAYVFYWISILNLGVGMFNLLPIKPLDGGLMLEELLKFKLSDNQARPLLFSVSLVLASIVIISIIYGLGRSIMLLL; encoded by the coding sequence ATGAATGCTTTATGGTTCTACGCCATTGCCTTTGCAGTTATCTGGATAATGGCTTTCTTTTTCAGAGATAAACTTAAAATAGATATTCAGGGTCCAATCATTATGCGTAAAACCCAGAAAATGAAGGGATTTATTGACCGGACTGCCCAGAGGCACACCAGATTATGGAGATGGATGCTTAATCTGGGGATACCCATAACCTTTCTGGCCATGTTTGCCATTGTATTTATACTAATACAATCCCTGGAGACTCTTTTTGTGGCTCCTCAAGTCACTCTTATTATTCCAGGAGTAGATCTACCAGGTTCACCGTTTACAGTGCCTTTAGGATATGGAATCCTGGGCCTGGCTACGGTGATGATTGTGCATGAGTTTGGCCATGGGATACTAGCCCGGGTAGAAGGGGTTGAAATTAAATCTATTGGAGTTTTACTAGTGGCCATATTGCCGGGTGCATTTGTAGAACCAGATGAAGAACAAATCCAGAAAATAAAAAGAATCCCTAGATTAAGAATTCTGGCTGCAGGATCTTTTTTTAATTTAGGGCTGGCTTTAATAGCATTTCTAGTATTTACAGGGATAACTGGATTTGCTTTTCCTGCAACATTCCAGGATGAAGGAATTGTAATTGCCAGTGTTGTTCCCGGAAGCCCGGCAGAAGGAATTCTAGAAGAGGGAATGATACTGGAGAGCATTAATGGTTATTCTATTAGCAATGCCACCAATTTTCAGGAAGCCATTGAAACTCTGGAGGCAGGCCAGGAAGCTACTATTGTAACCAGCGGGGGCACTTTCAATCTAAGGCTGGGACAAAATCCTAATAACGAAAGCGCACCTTATATTGGTATTCGGAGTACTTCTAATCAGATAATAAAAGAAGATGTGGCTGCTACCTATGGTGAAACTTTACCCTGGGCCTGGCTATATCTGGCTTATGTGTTCTATTGGATTTCGATCTTGAATCTAGGGGTGGGGATGTTTAATTTATTACCAATTAAACCACTGGATGGCGGATTGATGCTGGAAGAACTTTTAAAATTTAAATTATCTGATAATCAGGCCAGACCTTTGCTCTTTTCCGTATCCCTGGTTCTGGCTTCCATAGTCATCATCAGTATAATATACGGACTGGGGCGGTCAATCATGTTGTTACTTTAA